In Cydia strobilella chromosome 8, ilCydStro3.1, whole genome shotgun sequence, one DNA window encodes the following:
- the LOC134743726 gene encoding protein artichoke — MAIYTQFSGAKCGLYAFLMIIHIPILQGEEQPMCPTLAENPICPCYSFKEGLFLECPSATPSAVKNVLSKIRGSIQSLSIYDLERSTTELKADLFPQKTKIINLQISQSGINQISSNAFMPLSSSLESLSIVSSKLNRIPQESFFGLQSIEALDLQLNDIEDIQANAFKGLRLKKLSLKGNKIVNVSEIAFHNLEEYLTELDITENFLNYFPLQTLGKLNKLNILRLAWNKISSIPIDYNFTISSLLNLDLSSNVFTKLENNWFRSMPNIRTLTFFSNQIQVIDEKAFYSLEQLETLDLSRNKITKIEKNTFQRNRNIRTIDLSHNHLHYIRGVFANLHHLSEIFLSENNILEVPSDAFSNALGLTVLNLEHNAVQRLEDDCFASLQNLTQLHMGTNYLRKLPRNIFKFNSKLVTLSLDNNKINDLDELLLDSLVTLREIRLQNNKLEHIKRNVFSPLPGLLELHLQNNLIQNIDSQAFITLKNLQHINLQGNRLSTIGDVFPNRNSSLVSIQLSVNFLSLLKNSSLRGQVNVQIMWLSQNNIKILTANLFIDLLNIQRLYLKNNSIVHVENKTFFQLKKLKYLDLSNNNLIKLNNETFFKIVTLEELYLQCNNINQVAKDTFKFLTKLRVLDLSQNEIIVLDFDISSLPIKQLRLNKNSISIIEADSLKTLPNLSELEMNSNLLTWEDIIQVQIPGLKSLILSRNNFSLLENKTFSHLPSLQALSLELSNISQLPAATFIKNQNLLRINLAFNSLKDLHKDVFAYTTILQELNLKGNSFTDFPHVALFNVTSLEHLDLCQNQLSSVDFYKFIGLQNLRTLSLCENKISVLNGFSSPALKNLLTVDLSKNMLSVLPANFFQHSLGLKEIDLSHNLFKHIPSNGLSDAVLPALTTLNMSSNPLVQLLQTYPSRQYPALEELIVRKTNLTIITSKDFENFPALKRLILIENSIDRLSPGAFAKLHNLNILDLSQNKLDNIPRERLQGLYSVRLLNLSRNDIRDLEEFTADLHSLQRLDLSSNHINRINKDIFRGLQSLTELYLSGNWLAAISPDAFRYLNKITHIDLSHNYFEVIRMNMLMSLETQVKSISFNDNPLTCNCESQDLWRWMQEHHKIILAGSANLICEHPDELHGHSFMELPSQKLCDLPIVIRVAIQDITTYTVSVTWQSRYQNGLNGYRVAYFGDQNPNVIRGKIVNATQRSIRLNHLTPGARYTVCVIAFGNFETSTLSDASMPDARIALLPENSSTNLYNDEQIFNNLKPFMNDSLISKCTTVNTIEIFGAAVDSPFSNTYMGIADILTRRLSLVVGCCMGFIVFVVLVSALGYIKTKKRPVIAKVEVQQAPQYISYDEFSAPSVEVQTTDMDVNTIITDKNKNTMQT, encoded by the exons ATGGCTATTTATACGCAGTTCTCCGGTGCAAAATGTGGACTGTACGCGTTTCTAATGATCATCCATATTCCGATACTGCAAGGCGAAGAGCAACCCATGTGCCCTACTCTAGCAGAGAACCCAATCTGTCCGTGCTATAGCTTCAAAGAAG GTCTATTTTTGGAGTGTCCCAGTGCTACTCCCAGTGCTGTAAAAAACGTATTATCGAAAATCAGGGGCAGTATCCAATCTCTGTCCATTTACGACCTGGAGCGCTCCACCACCGAACTAAAAGCCGATTTATTCccacaaaaaacaaaaataatcaacttacAAATTTCACAGTCTGGCATAAACCAAATAAGTTCTAATGCTTTCATGCCACTCAGCAGCTCATTGGAATCCCTGAGCATAGTTTCCAGTAAATTAAACCGAATACCACAGGAGTCTTTCTTTGGCTTGCAGAGTATCGAAGCACTAGATTTACAACTTAACGACATCGAAGACATACAAGCAAACGCATTCAAAGGGCTTAGACTTAAGAAACTTAGTTTGAAAGGAAATAAAATAGTTAATGTTTCCGAGATTGCGTTTCATAATTTAGAAGAGTATTTGACTGAGCTGGATATTACTGAAAATTTTCTGAACTATTTTCCTTTGCAAACTTTAGGAAAGTTGAACAAACTAAACATTTTAAGACTAGCTTGGAATAAAATCAGTTCAATCCCAATTGACTATAATTTTACTATATCAAGTTTgttaaatttagatttaagtTCAAATGTATTTACTAAATTAGAAAACAACTGGTTTCGATCTATGCCTAATATTAgaacattaacattttttagCAATCAGATTCAAGTTATAGATGAGAAAGCATTTTACTCATTAGAACAATTAGAAACGCTCGATTTAAGTCgaaacaaaattacaaaaatagaaaaaaatacttttcaaaGGAATAGAAATATACGCACAATTGATTTGAGTCATAACCATCTCCATTATATTAGAGGTGTTTTTGCAAACCTTCATCATTTGTCAGAAATATTTTTGTCGGAAAATAATATTCTTGAAGTACCGAGCGATGCGTTTAGCAACGCCTTAGGTTTGACAGTTCTTAATTTAGAACATAATGCTGTGCAGAGACTAGAGGACGATTGCTTCGCATCGCTTCAAAATTTAACGCAATTACATATGGGAACAAATTACTTAAGGAAACTTCCTcgtaacatttttaaattcaatagCAAGTTAGTCACTTTAAgtttagataataataaaattaacgatTTAGACGAATTATTACTCGATAGCTTAGTCACACTAAGAGAAATCcggttacaaaataataaattagaacATATTAAACGAAACGTATTCAGTCCGTTACCAGGACTTTTAGAATTACATTTACAAAACAATCTCATACAAAATATAGACTCGCAGGCTTTTATCACTTTGAAAAATCTTCAGCACATAAATTTGCAAGGCAATCGACTGTCCACTATTGGAGACGTATTCCCAAATAGAAATTCGTCTTTAGTCTCAATACAACTGAGCGTTAACTTTTTGTCACTGTTGAAAAACAGTTCTCTCAGAGGCCAAGTAAATGTGCAAATAATGTGGCTTAgccaaaataacataaaaatattaactgctaatttatttattgatttattaaatattcaaaggTTGTATTTGAAAAATAACAGCATTGTACATGTAGAAAATAAGACATTTTTTCAGctaaaaaaactgaaatactTAGATTTGAGTAACAATAATCTAATTAAGTTAAACAATGAAACATTTTTCAAGATTGTAACGTTGGAAGAACTGTATTTGCAATGCAATAATATTAATCAGGTGGCAAAAGATACCTTTAAGTTTTTAACCAAATTAAGAGTTCTCGACTTATCCCAAAACGAAATAATTGTCTTGGATTTCGACATTTCGTCACTCCCGATTAAACAACTCAGacttaataaaaattcaatatcaATAATTGAAGCGGACTCACTCAAAACTTTACCAAACTTGAGTGAGTTGGAAATGAACAGTAATCTCCTAACTTGGGAGGATATCATTCAAGTTCAGATACCTGGCCTGAAGTCCTTGATTTTATCCCGAAATAACTTTTCGCTATTAGAAAACAAaactttttctcatttaccctcgTTACAAGCGCTGTCATTGGAACTATCAAACATATCCCAATTGCCTGCGGCAACTTTTATTAAGAACCAAAATCTTTTACGAATAAACTTGGCTTTTAACAGTCTGAAAGATTTGCATAAAGATGTTTTTGCGTACACGACAATTTTACAAGAATTAAATCTTAAAGGCAACAGTTTTACTGATTTTCCTCACGTAGCTTTATTTAACGTCACGTCTCTTGAGCACTTGGACCTTTGTCAGAATCAGCTTAGTAGTGTCGACTTCTATAAGTTTATTGgtttacaaaatttaagaaCACTTAGTTTATGCGAAAATaaaatatcagttttgaatGGTTTCAGTTCACCTGCATTGAAAAATCTGTTGACTGTAGACTTAAGCAAAAATATGCTTTCAGTTCTTCCAGCGAATTTTTTTCAACATTCATTAGGATTGAAAGAAATAGATTTATCGCATAATCTTTTTAAGCACATACCTAGTAACGGTTTGTCAGATGCTGTTCTTCCAGCGCTCACGACGCTGAACATGTCTTCTAATCCTTTAGTGCAGTTGTTGCAAACATATCCATCACGGCAATATCCAGCTTTAGAAGAATTAATTGTAAGGAAAACTAACTTGACAATTATCACGAGCaaagattttgaaaatttcCCGGCTCTCAAAAGGTTAATCTTAATAGAAAATTCAATAGACCGACTATCTCCTGGTGCTTTTGCTAAACTGCATAACTTGAATATACTAGATCTGAGCCAGAATAAGTTAGACAACATCCCCAGAGAGAGACTGCAAGGATTATATTCGGTACGATTATTAAATTTATCTCGAAACGACATTCGGGACCTCGAAGAGTTTACAGCGGACCTGCATAGTTTGCAAAGATTGGATCTGTCGTCTAACCACATTAATCGAATTAATAAGGATATATTTCGGGGATTGCAGAGCCTTACAGAGCTGTATTTAAGTGGAAATTGGTTAGCAGCAATATCGCCAGATGCCTTCcgatatttgaataaaataacgcACATCGATTTGAGCCATAACTACTTCGAAGTAATAAGAATGAATATGCTTATGTCTCTTGAAACGCAGGTCAAAAGCATTTCGTTTAACG ATAATCCACTAACTTGTAATTGTGAATCTCAAGATTTGTGGAGGTGGATGCAGGAGCATCATAAGATAATATTAGCCGGCAGCGCTAACCTAATCTGCGAACACCCCGACGAACTACATGGGCACAGTTTTATGGAGTTACCGTCTCAGAAACTTTGTGACTTACCCATTGTGATCCGAGTCGCTATACAAGACATCACAACCTACACTGTCAGCGTTACGTGGCAAAGCCGATACCAGAATGGCTTAAATGGCTACAGAGTGGCTTATTTTGGAGATCAAAATCCTAATGTT ATTCGCGGAAAAATTGTGAATGCAACACAACGGTCTATACGGCTGAACCACTTGACCCCAGGCGCACGCTACACTGTCTGCGTCATTGCTTTTGGAAACTTCGAGACGTCAACTCTCTCCGATGCTTCCATGCCAGACGCAAGAATTGCTCTTCTACCAGAAAATTCCAGTACCAATTTGTACAATGATGAACAGATATTTAATAACCTGAAGCCGTTTATGAACGATTCTCTTATAAGTAAATGTACTACTGTAAATACAATAGAAATTTTCGGCGCAGCTGTAGATAGCCCGTTCTCTAATACTTACATGGGAATTGCTGACATACTAACAAGAAGGCTTAGCTTAGTGGTTGGGTGTTGCATGGGATTCATTGTATTTGTGGTCTTAGTATCGGCTTTAGgttacataaaaacaaaaaaacgtcCAGTTATCGCTAAAGTAGAAGTGCAGCAAGCACCGCAGTATATATCATACGATGAGTTTTCTGCGCCAAGTGTAGAAGTACAAACTACAGACATGGatgtaaatacaataattacagataaaaacaaaaacacaatgCAAACATGA